In one Kitasatospora cineracea genomic region, the following are encoded:
- a CDS encoding class I SAM-dependent methyltransferase, whose product MTRQLAEQLTRGIALRVLDVGCAEGTQALRLARAGHFVTGIDPDPATLGLAQQALSAEPPEVRERVQLLTGDGHQVGRWFGPRSFDLVLCHGTLMYLPDPDPMLASVARILAPGGLLSLLVRNGDALAMRTGLMGDWRACQEAFDSTRYTNRLGLPARADRLAELSGTLAGFAVPVRHWYGVRVFTDTMPDEAAPVDGRQLAQLLDAEERAGRQDPYRQVAALLHVVAEK is encoded by the coding sequence GTGACCCGCCAGCTCGCCGAGCAGCTCACCCGCGGCATCGCGCTGCGGGTGCTGGACGTGGGCTGCGCCGAGGGCACCCAGGCGCTGCGGCTGGCCCGGGCCGGGCACTTCGTCACCGGCATCGACCCGGACCCGGCCACCCTGGGCCTGGCCCAGCAGGCGCTGTCCGCCGAGCCGCCGGAGGTGCGCGAGCGCGTCCAGCTGCTCACCGGCGACGGCCACCAGGTCGGGCGCTGGTTCGGGCCGCGCAGCTTCGACCTGGTGCTCTGCCACGGCACCCTGATGTACCTGCCGGACCCGGACCCGATGCTGGCCTCGGTGGCCAGGATCCTGGCCCCCGGCGGGCTGCTCTCGCTGCTGGTCCGCAACGGCGACGCGCTGGCCATGCGGACCGGGCTGATGGGCGACTGGCGGGCCTGCCAGGAGGCCTTCGACTCCACCCGCTACACCAACCGCCTGGGCCTGCCCGCCCGCGCCGACCGGCTCGCCGAGCTCTCCGGGACGCTGGCCGGCTTCGCCGTCCCGGTCCGGCACTGGTACGGGGTGCGGGTGTTCACCGACACGATGCCGGACGAGGCCGCCCCGGTCGACGGCCGGCAGCTCGCCCAGCTGCTGGACGCCGAGGAGCGGGCCGGCCGGCAGGACCCGTACCGGCAGGTCGCCGCGCTGCTGCACGTCGTCGCCGAGAAGTGA
- the lpdA gene encoding dihydrolipoyl dehydrogenase, protein MHGGRDVANDASTVFDVVILGGGSGGYAAALRGAQLGLSVALIEKGELGGTCLHRGCIPTKALLHAAEVADETKEAAEFGVLATFQGIDINGVHKYKDDVVAGLYKGLQGLVASRKVTFIQGEGKLSSQTSVDVNGQRIEGRHIVLATGSVPRSIPGLDIDGNRIISSDHALKLDYIPKSAIILGGGVIGCEFASVWKSFGVDVTIVEGLPHLVPLEDENSSKLLERAFRKRGIKFELKSRFSGVEYTADGVRVSTENGKSIEADVLLVAIGRGPVSAGLGYEEQGVAMDRGYVLVDEYLRTNVPTISAVGDLVPTLQLAHVGFAEGILVAERIAGLKVVPIDYDGIPRVTYSNPEVASVGLTEAKAVEQYGKEKVVTLKYNLAGNGKSKILKTAGEIKLVQVKDGAVVGVHMVGARMGEQVGEAQLIYNWEALPAEVAQLIHAHPSQSEALGEAHLALAGKPLHAHD, encoded by the coding sequence TTGCATGGAGGACGTGACGTGGCGAACGACGCCAGCACCGTTTTCGACGTAGTCATTCTCGGAGGCGGAAGCGGCGGTTACGCCGCGGCGCTCCGTGGCGCCCAGCTCGGCCTGAGCGTCGCGCTGATCGAGAAGGGCGAGCTGGGCGGCACCTGCCTGCACCGCGGCTGCATCCCGACCAAGGCGCTGCTGCACGCCGCCGAGGTCGCGGACGAGACCAAGGAAGCCGCCGAGTTCGGTGTCCTCGCCACCTTCCAGGGCATCGACATCAACGGCGTCCACAAGTACAAGGACGACGTCGTCGCCGGCCTGTACAAGGGCCTGCAGGGCCTGGTCGCCTCGCGCAAGGTCACCTTCATCCAGGGCGAGGGCAAGCTCTCCTCGCAGACCTCGGTGGACGTCAACGGCCAGCGCATCGAGGGCCGCCACATCGTCCTGGCCACCGGCTCGGTGCCGCGCTCGATCCCGGGCCTGGACATCGACGGCAACCGGATCATCTCCTCCGACCACGCGCTGAAGCTCGACTACATCCCGAAGTCGGCGATCATCCTCGGCGGCGGCGTGATCGGCTGCGAGTTCGCCTCGGTCTGGAAGTCCTTCGGCGTCGACGTCACCATCGTCGAGGGCCTCCCCCACCTGGTGCCGCTGGAGGACGAGAACTCCTCCAAGCTGCTGGAGCGCGCCTTCCGCAAGCGCGGCATCAAGTTCGAGCTGAAGTCCCGCTTCTCCGGCGTGGAGTACACCGCCGACGGCGTCCGGGTCTCCACCGAGAACGGCAAGTCCATCGAGGCCGACGTGCTGCTGGTCGCGATCGGCCGCGGTCCGGTCTCGGCCGGCCTGGGCTACGAGGAGCAGGGCGTCGCGATGGACCGCGGCTACGTCCTGGTCGACGAGTACCTGCGCACCAACGTGCCGACCATCTCCGCCGTCGGCGACCTGGTCCCGACCCTGCAGCTGGCCCACGTCGGCTTCGCCGAGGGCATCCTGGTGGCCGAGCGGATCGCCGGCCTGAAGGTCGTCCCGATCGACTACGACGGCATCCCGCGGGTGACGTACTCCAACCCGGAGGTCGCCTCCGTCGGCCTGACCGAGGCCAAGGCCGTCGAGCAGTACGGCAAGGAGAAGGTCGTCACGCTCAAGTACAACCTCGCCGGCAACGGCAAGAGCAAGATCCTCAAGACTGCCGGCGAGATCAAGCTGGTCCAGGTCAAGGACGGCGCCGTCGTGGGTGTCCACATGGTCGGCGCCCGCATGGGCGAGCAGGTCGGCGAGGCCCAGTTGATCTACAACTGGGAGGCCCTGCCCGCCGAGGTCGCGCAGCTCATCCACGCGCACCCGAGCCAGTCCGAGGCCCTCGGCGAGGCCCACCTCGCGCTGGCCGGCAAGCCGCTGCACGCGCACGACTGA
- a CDS encoding leucyl aminopeptidase produces the protein MTALSVSTSSAVSLRADALVIGVAKGPKGLVVAPGAEAVVEAFEGKLAEVLTTLGATGAEGEAVKLPAPAGAKAPLVLAVGLGAAAEGAYGAEELRKAAGTAARTLAGSKKVALALPAVSADEVEAVALGGLLGTYSFGSYKAEVAKAPVAELVLLVERKGSKDAKVAVERAAAIGEEMNRARDLVNTAPNDLNPKSFAAIAQAAGKEHGLKVEVLDEKALAKGGFGGILGVGVGSANPPRLVKVAYTHPKAKASLAFVGKGITYDSGGISLKPAGHNETMKCDMAGAAAVFAAVVAAKRLGLQVNVTAWLALAENMPSGSATRPGDVLRMYGGKTVEVLNTDAEGRLVLADAIVRAGEEQPDVIVDVATLTGAMVLALGTRTFGVMANDEALRTRLHETAGAVGEASWPMPLPADLRKGMVESTVADLANMGERMGGGLVAGLFLQEFVAEGTAWAHLDIAGPAFNEGGASGYTPKGGTASAVRTLVRFAEDTAAGK, from the coding sequence GTGACTGCACTGTCTGTGAGCACCTCCTCCGCCGTGAGCCTGCGTGCGGATGCCCTGGTGATCGGTGTGGCGAAGGGGCCCAAGGGCCTGGTCGTCGCTCCGGGCGCCGAGGCGGTCGTCGAGGCGTTCGAGGGCAAGCTGGCCGAGGTCCTCACCACCCTGGGCGCCACCGGTGCCGAGGGTGAGGCGGTCAAGCTTCCCGCTCCGGCCGGCGCCAAGGCGCCGCTGGTGCTGGCCGTGGGCCTGGGCGCGGCCGCCGAGGGCGCGTACGGCGCCGAGGAGCTGCGCAAGGCCGCCGGCACCGCCGCCCGCACGCTGGCCGGTTCGAAGAAGGTCGCGCTGGCGCTGCCGGCGGTCTCGGCCGACGAGGTCGAGGCGGTCGCGCTGGGCGGCCTGCTCGGCACGTACTCCTTCGGCAGCTACAAGGCCGAGGTCGCCAAGGCCCCGGTCGCCGAGCTGGTGCTGCTGGTGGAGCGCAAGGGCTCGAAGGACGCCAAGGTCGCGGTGGAGCGCGCCGCGGCGATCGGCGAGGAGATGAACCGGGCCCGCGACCTGGTCAACACCGCCCCGAACGACCTGAACCCGAAGTCCTTCGCCGCGATCGCCCAGGCGGCCGGCAAGGAGCACGGCCTCAAGGTCGAGGTGCTGGACGAGAAGGCGCTGGCCAAGGGCGGCTTCGGCGGCATCCTGGGCGTGGGCGTCGGCTCGGCGAACCCGCCGCGGCTGGTGAAGGTGGCGTACACCCACCCGAAGGCGAAGGCCTCGCTGGCCTTCGTCGGCAAGGGCATCACCTACGACTCGGGCGGCATCTCGCTGAAGCCGGCCGGCCACAACGAGACCATGAAGTGCGACATGGCGGGCGCCGCCGCGGTGTTCGCCGCCGTGGTCGCCGCCAAGCGGCTGGGCCTGCAGGTCAACGTGACGGCGTGGCTGGCGCTGGCGGAGAACATGCCGTCCGGCTCGGCGACCCGTCCGGGCGACGTGCTGCGGATGTACGGCGGCAAGACCGTCGAGGTGCTGAACACCGACGCCGAGGGCCGGCTGGTGCTGGCCGACGCGATCGTCCGGGCCGGCGAGGAGCAGCCCGACGTGATCGTCGACGTGGCGACCCTGACCGGCGCGATGGTGCTGGCGCTGGGCACCCGCACCTTCGGCGTGATGGCCAACGACGAGGCGCTGCGCACCCGCCTGCACGAGACCGCGGGCGCGGTGGGCGAGGCGTCCTGGCCGATGCCGCTGCCGGCCGACCTGCGCAAGGGCATGGTCGAGTCGACCGTCGCGGACCTGGCGAACATGGGCGAGCGGATGGGCGGCGGCCTGGTGGCCGGCCTGTTCCTGCAGGAGTTCGTCGCCGAGGGCACCGCCTGGGCGCACCTGGACATCGCCGGCCCGGCGTTCAACGAGGGCGGCGCGTCCGGCTACACCCCGAAGGGCGGCACCGCGAGCGCGGTGCGCACCCTGGTCCGCTTCGCGGAGGACACCGCCGCGGGCAAGTGA
- a CDS encoding DUF4240 domain-containing protein, with amino-acid sequence MDETAFWQLVDDARDAAEGDPDEQAEALVEQLLRLTPDDVLDFARQFEARFQRAYTVELWGAAHLLLGGASEDGFDYFRCWLIGQGREVFEGAVHEPDALAELVPDFDEAEDGDAEDLGYAADEAYERLTGLPLPELGVRQPPAAEGVFFDFADGAVMAARYPRLWELYGD; translated from the coding sequence ATGGACGAGACGGCATTCTGGCAACTGGTCGACGACGCCCGGGACGCGGCCGAGGGCGACCCGGACGAGCAGGCCGAGGCGCTGGTCGAGCAACTGCTGCGGCTCACCCCGGACGACGTGCTGGACTTCGCCCGGCAGTTCGAGGCGCGCTTCCAGCGGGCGTACACGGTGGAGCTGTGGGGCGCCGCCCACCTGCTGCTCGGCGGGGCCTCCGAGGACGGCTTCGACTACTTCCGGTGCTGGCTGATCGGCCAGGGCCGGGAGGTCTTCGAGGGCGCGGTGCACGAGCCGGACGCGCTGGCCGAGCTGGTGCCGGACTTCGACGAGGCCGAGGACGGCGACGCGGAGGATCTCGGCTACGCCGCCGACGAGGCGTACGAGCGGCTGACCGGGCTGCCGCTGCCGGAGCTGGGGGTGCGTCAGCCGCCGGCCGCCGAGGGCGTCTTCTTCGACTTCGCGGACGGGGCGGTGATGGCCGCCCGCTACCCGCGGCTGTGGGAGCTGTACGGGGACTGA
- a CDS encoding DUF3043 domain-containing protein, giving the protein MFRRRSDESAASSSTVTLTKEAEKQARDPQAPKGRPTPKRSEAEAHRKTRVSVPKDRKEAAKQARERMRAEREKQRTALLEGDERALPPRDKGPVRRYVRDFIDSRWAAAEFFLPYAVVVLVLSITKVNYLQLLSTLLFMVFFVVVILDFVRIGLQLRKGLATRFPNENTRGAVMYGLMRTLQMRRLRLPKPMVKRGERP; this is encoded by the coding sequence GTGTTTCGACGCCGCTCTGATGAATCCGCCGCCTCCTCCTCCACCGTCACGCTGACGAAGGAGGCCGAGAAGCAGGCCCGCGACCCGCAGGCTCCCAAGGGCCGGCCCACGCCCAAGCGCAGTGAGGCCGAGGCCCACCGGAAGACCCGGGTCTCCGTCCCGAAGGACCGCAAGGAGGCCGCCAAGCAGGCCCGCGAGCGGATGCGCGCGGAGCGCGAGAAGCAGCGCACCGCGCTGCTGGAGGGCGACGAGCGCGCCCTGCCGCCGCGCGACAAGGGCCCGGTGCGGCGCTACGTCCGCGACTTCATCGACTCCCGCTGGGCCGCGGCCGAGTTCTTCCTGCCGTACGCGGTGGTGGTGCTGGTGCTCAGCATCACCAAGGTCAACTACCTGCAGCTGCTCTCCACGCTGCTGTTCATGGTCTTCTTCGTGGTGGTCATCCTGGACTTCGTCCGGATCGGCCTCCAGCTGCGCAAGGGCCTGGCCACCCGCTTCCCGAACGAGAACACCCGCGGCGCGGTCATGTACGGCCTGATGCGCACCCTGCAGATGCGCCGGCTGCGGCTGCCCAAGCCGATGGTCAAGCGGGGCGAGCGGCCCTGA
- a CDS encoding NADP-dependent oxidoreductase gives MKAIVINRYGGPDVVEYTELPDPKVGPDTVLVRTRAVGVNPVDWKIREGHLDGVLDSHFPLVMGFDLAGVVQAVGGAVTEYAPGDEVIGYVRKDVIESGTYAELVAAPVRTLARKPAALDWAEAGGLPTAGLTAQQALVGALGLRRGETVLIHAAAGGVGSVACQVATALGARVIGTAGEHNHTFLRGLGVEPVQYGPGLADRVRALAPDGIDAALDLVGGEAVEVSLGLLKDPARIASVVDYTVTARGGRYVFTRPDPEDLATVARLAEDGLLTVPVASTFPLSQAASAQALNAEGRTRGKIVLLVD, from the coding sequence ATGAAGGCAATCGTGATCAACCGCTACGGCGGCCCCGACGTGGTCGAGTACACCGAACTCCCCGACCCGAAGGTCGGCCCCGACACCGTACTCGTCCGCACCCGCGCGGTCGGCGTCAACCCCGTCGACTGGAAGATCCGCGAAGGACACCTCGACGGCGTCCTCGACTCCCACTTCCCGCTGGTCATGGGCTTCGACCTGGCCGGCGTCGTCCAGGCCGTCGGCGGCGCCGTCACCGAGTACGCCCCCGGCGACGAGGTGATCGGCTACGTCCGCAAGGACGTCATCGAGAGCGGCACCTACGCCGAACTCGTCGCCGCCCCCGTCCGCACCCTGGCCCGCAAGCCCGCCGCGCTCGACTGGGCCGAGGCCGGCGGGCTGCCCACCGCCGGACTCACCGCCCAGCAGGCCCTGGTCGGGGCGCTCGGACTGCGCCGCGGCGAGACCGTGCTGATCCACGCCGCGGCCGGCGGCGTCGGCTCGGTCGCCTGCCAGGTCGCCACCGCCCTCGGCGCCCGGGTCATCGGCACCGCCGGCGAGCACAACCACACCTTCCTGCGCGGCCTGGGCGTCGAACCCGTCCAGTACGGCCCCGGCCTGGCCGACCGGGTCCGCGCGCTGGCCCCCGACGGTATCGACGCCGCGCTCGACCTGGTCGGCGGCGAGGCCGTCGAGGTCTCCCTCGGCCTGCTCAAGGACCCCGCCCGGATCGCCTCGGTGGTCGACTACACCGTCACCGCCCGCGGCGGCCGCTACGTCTTCACCCGCCCCGACCCCGAGGACCTCGCCACCGTCGCCCGGCTCGCCGAGGACGGCCTGCTCACCGTCCCCGTCGCCTCCACCTTCCCGCTCAGCCAGGCCGCCTCCGCCCAGGCCCTCAACGCCGAGGGGCGCACCCGCGGCAAGATCGTCCTGCTGGTGGACTGA
- a CDS encoding Lrp/AsnC family transcriptional regulator — protein sequence MSTPRPPDLGQAALDDTDRLLLEHLSRDGRASYAEIGLLTNLSATAVRRRIDRLRARGVVRGFTVVLDPALLGWRTEAFVEVYCRARTSPEELLASLRQFPEVAAAWTVTGDPDALVHLRAADTRHLEAVIERIRKEPGVQRSRSSVVLSQLI from the coding sequence ATGAGCACCCCCAGGCCGCCCGACCTCGGCCAGGCGGCGCTCGACGACACCGACCGCCTGCTGCTCGAACACCTCAGCCGCGACGGCCGCGCCTCCTACGCCGAGATCGGGCTGCTCACCAACCTCTCCGCCACCGCCGTCCGCCGCCGGATCGACCGGCTGCGGGCGCGCGGCGTGGTCCGCGGCTTCACCGTCGTCCTCGACCCCGCCCTGCTCGGCTGGCGCACCGAAGCCTTCGTCGAGGTCTACTGCCGCGCCCGCACCTCGCCCGAGGAACTGCTCGCCTCGCTGCGCCAGTTCCCCGAGGTCGCCGCCGCCTGGACGGTCACCGGCGACCCCGACGCCCTCGTCCACCTGCGGGCCGCCGACACCCGGCACCTCGAAGCCGTCATCGAACGCATCCGCAAGGAGCCCGGCGTCCAGCGCAGCCGCTCCTCCGTGGTCCTCTCCCAACTCATCTGA
- a CDS encoding nicotinate-nucleotide--dimethylbenzimidazole phosphoribosyltransferase codes for MDTTVDLDTFSSLVERPDEGARRGAEERWQQLAMPRGGLGRLQELGAWLASAQGEAPIRPLTGARVLLFAADHGVASLGISTLQPRGGTADRVRAVLDGTAPVAVLARRYGADVRVVDIAVDAAPDEFPEEVVRHRVRRGSGRIDVEDALTAEEAARAFRAGMAVADEEADAGTDLVLLGDLGVGSTTVAAVLIGALCGTDAAAVTGRGSGVDDRTWMVKCATIRDALRRARPVLGDQLALLAASGGADFAAITGFLLQAAVRKLPVVLDGVVSAACALVAQRIAFRAPEWWRASALTGEPAQAKAYDRLTLAPLHEAGVTMGEGVSAVLALPLLQAAGDTLAEPAAVPSAKPLPPRAPAKLPTAADLLDRY; via the coding sequence ATGGACACCACCGTGGATCTCGACACTTTCTCCTCGCTCGTCGAGCGGCCCGACGAGGGTGCGCGACGCGGCGCCGAGGAACGCTGGCAGCAACTGGCCATGCCGCGCGGCGGCCTGGGCCGGCTCCAGGAGCTGGGGGCCTGGCTGGCGTCCGCCCAGGGCGAGGCGCCGATCCGCCCGCTGACCGGCGCCCGGGTGCTGCTGTTCGCCGCCGACCACGGCGTCGCCTCGCTCGGCATCTCCACCCTGCAGCCCCGCGGCGGCACCGCCGACCGGGTCCGCGCCGTGCTCGACGGCACCGCGCCGGTGGCCGTGCTGGCCCGCCGCTACGGGGCGGACGTCCGGGTGGTCGACATCGCCGTGGACGCCGCCCCCGACGAGTTCCCCGAAGAGGTCGTCCGGCACCGGGTCCGCCGCGGCTCCGGACGGATCGACGTCGAGGACGCGCTGACCGCCGAGGAGGCCGCCCGCGCCTTCCGGGCCGGCATGGCCGTCGCCGACGAGGAGGCCGACGCCGGCACCGACCTGGTGCTGCTCGGCGACCTGGGCGTCGGCTCCACCACGGTGGCCGCCGTGCTGATCGGCGCGCTGTGCGGCACCGACGCCGCCGCCGTCACCGGCCGCGGCTCGGGCGTCGACGACCGGACCTGGATGGTCAAGTGCGCCACCATCCGCGACGCGCTGCGCCGGGCCCGCCCGGTGCTCGGCGACCAGCTCGCGCTGCTCGCCGCGTCCGGCGGCGCCGACTTCGCCGCGATCACCGGCTTCCTGCTGCAGGCCGCCGTCCGCAAGCTGCCCGTCGTGCTGGACGGGGTGGTCTCGGCGGCCTGCGCGCTGGTCGCCCAGCGGATCGCCTTCCGGGCCCCCGAGTGGTGGCGCGCCTCCGCGCTGACCGGCGAGCCCGCCCAGGCCAAGGCGTACGACCGGCTGACCCTGGCACCGCTGCACGAGGCGGGCGTCACCATGGGCGAGGGCGTCTCCGCGGTGCTGGCCCTGCCGCTGCTCCAGGCCGCGGGCGACACCCTCGCCGAGCCGGCCGCCGTCCCGAGCGCCAAGCCGCTCCCGCCGCGGGCCCCGGCCAAGCTGCCGACGGCGGCGGACCTGCTCGACCGCTACTGA
- the pspAA gene encoding PspA-associated protein PspAA, producing MIMRVLGEGQFEVAEDDLNRLNQLDDELLQAVEAGDEAAFRAALGSLLAAVREVGTPLPPESLEPSDLILPDAEASLEQVRELLRDEGDGLIPGLPE from the coding sequence ATGATCATGCGGGTCTTGGGTGAGGGGCAGTTCGAGGTCGCCGAGGACGACCTGAACCGGCTGAACCAGCTGGACGACGAGCTGCTCCAGGCCGTCGAGGCAGGGGACGAGGCGGCCTTCCGGGCCGCGCTCGGCAGCCTGCTCGCGGCGGTCCGTGAGGTCGGCACGCCGCTTCCGCCAGAGTCGCTGGAGCCGTCGGACCTGATCCTCCCGGACGCCGAGGCGTCCTTGGAGCAGGTCCGCGAGCTGCTGCGGGACGAGGGCGACGGCCTGATCCCCGGCCTCCCGGAGTAG
- the nadA gene encoding quinolinate synthase NadA: MTTTTETYGTDPAPSPLALLLLGREADPNSERGVECPGDLPAASDPDLVARARAAKEKLGDRVFILGHHYQRDEVIEFADVTGDSFKLARDAAARPEAEYIVFCGVHFMAESADILTSERQQVVLPDLAAGCSMADMATAEQVAECWDVLTEAGVADATVPVSYMNSSADIKAFTGKHGGTICTSSNAKRALEWAFEQGQKVLFLPDQHLGRNTAVLEMGISLGECVLYNPHKPNGGLTAEQLRNAKMILWRGHCSVHGRFSVESVNEVRERIPGVTVLVHPECRHEVVTAADLVGSTEYIIKALDAAEPGSKWAIGTELNLVRRLAKAHPDKEVVFLDRTVCFCSTMNRIDLPHLVWALESLVEGRVPNVITVDAETEKHAKAALDRMLALP, encoded by the coding sequence GTGACCACCACCACCGAGACCTACGGCACCGACCCCGCGCCCTCGCCGCTCGCCCTGCTGCTGCTCGGCCGGGAGGCCGACCCGAACAGCGAGCGCGGCGTGGAGTGCCCCGGCGACCTGCCCGCCGCCTCCGACCCCGACCTGGTGGCGCGCGCCCGCGCCGCGAAGGAGAAGCTCGGCGACCGGGTCTTCATCCTGGGCCACCACTACCAGCGCGACGAGGTCATCGAGTTCGCCGACGTCACCGGCGACTCCTTCAAGCTGGCCCGGGACGCGGCGGCCCGCCCGGAGGCCGAGTACATCGTGTTCTGCGGCGTGCACTTCATGGCCGAGTCCGCGGACATCCTCACCTCCGAGCGCCAGCAGGTCGTCCTGCCGGACCTGGCGGCCGGCTGCTCGATGGCCGACATGGCCACCGCCGAGCAGGTCGCCGAGTGCTGGGACGTGCTGACCGAGGCGGGCGTCGCGGACGCCACCGTGCCGGTGTCGTACATGAACTCCTCGGCCGACATCAAGGCGTTCACCGGCAAGCACGGCGGCACCATCTGCACCTCGTCCAACGCCAAGCGCGCCCTGGAGTGGGCCTTCGAGCAGGGGCAGAAGGTGCTGTTCCTCCCGGACCAGCACCTGGGGCGCAACACCGCGGTGCTGGAGATGGGCATCTCCCTGGGCGAGTGCGTGCTCTACAACCCGCACAAGCCCAACGGCGGGCTGACCGCCGAGCAGCTGCGGAACGCGAAGATGATCCTGTGGCGCGGGCACTGCTCGGTGCACGGCCGGTTCAGCGTGGAGTCGGTGAACGAGGTCCGCGAGCGGATCCCGGGCGTGACCGTGCTGGTGCACCCGGAGTGCAGGCACGAGGTGGTCACCGCCGCCGACCTGGTGGGCTCGACCGAGTACATCATCAAGGCGCTGGACGCCGCCGAGCCCGGCTCGAAGTGGGCGATCGGCACCGAGCTGAACCTGGTCCGCCGGCTGGCCAAGGCGCACCCGGACAAGGAGGTCGTCTTCCTCGACCGCACCGTGTGCTTCTGCTCGACCATGAACCGGATCGACCTGCCGCACCTGGTGTGGGCGCTGGAGTCGCTGGTCGAGGGCCGGGTGCCGAACGTGATCACGGTGGACGCCGAGACCGAGAAGCACGCCAAGGCGGCGCTGGACCGGATGCTGGCCCTGCCGTAA
- a CDS encoding PspA/IM30 family protein — MKRMGLIFRSKANKALDRAEDPRETLDYSYQKQLELLQKVRRGVADVATSRKRLELQLTQLQQQSSKYEDQGRKALSLGREDLAREALSRKANLQSQITDLETQYQALQGEEEKLTLASQRLQAKVDAFRTKKETIKATYTAAQAQTRIAESFSGISEEMGDVGLAIQRAEDKTAQMQARAGAIDELLASGALDDASGLGRKDDIEAELERVAGGSDVELELARMKAELTGGTPASQPQAIEQGKNDTPPPTINYNK, encoded by the coding sequence ATGAAGCGTATGGGGCTGATCTTCCGCTCCAAGGCGAACAAGGCCTTGGACCGGGCGGAGGACCCGCGCGAAACGCTCGACTACTCCTACCAGAAGCAGCTGGAACTGCTGCAGAAGGTGCGCAGGGGCGTCGCCGACGTGGCCACCTCCCGCAAGCGCCTGGAGCTCCAGCTGACCCAGCTCCAGCAGCAGTCCTCCAAGTACGAGGACCAGGGCCGCAAGGCGCTGTCCCTCGGCCGCGAGGACCTGGCCCGCGAGGCGCTCAGCCGCAAGGCCAACCTGCAGTCCCAGATCACCGACCTGGAGACGCAGTACCAGGCCCTGCAGGGCGAGGAGGAGAAGCTCACGCTCGCCTCCCAGCGCCTCCAGGCCAAGGTGGACGCCTTCCGCACCAAGAAGGAGACCATCAAGGCCACCTACACCGCGGCCCAGGCGCAGACCCGGATCGCGGAGTCCTTCTCCGGCATCTCCGAGGAGATGGGCGACGTCGGCCTGGCGATCCAGCGCGCGGAGGACAAGACCGCGCAGATGCAGGCCCGCGCGGGCGCGATCGACGAGCTGCTGGCCTCCGGCGCGCTCGACGACGCCAGCGGCCTCGGCCGCAAGGACGACATCGAGGCCGAGCTGGAGCGGGTGGCCGGCGGCAGCGACGTCGAGCTGGAGCTGGCCCGGATGAAGGCCGAGCTGACCGGCGGCACCCCCGCCTCCCAGCCGCAGGCGATCGAGCAGGGGAAGAACGACACCCCGCCGCCGACCATCAACTACAACAAGTAA
- a CDS encoding GNAT family N-acetyltransferase produces the protein MTAMPSNDVIIRPARDEDERAIRAVDHAIWSPLSEVAPRGPEDAPVFDGDHRPDQYLLAELGGRVVGYVRQIREIPLPSNAHVRQIQGLGVLPEARGRRIGDALLTAACEAARAAGARRMTLRVLGHNTPARRLYERNGFQVLGVLPEHFLLEDSYVDDVWMGRTLT, from the coding sequence ATGACCGCCATGCCCTCCAACGATGTGATCATCAGGCCGGCGCGGGACGAGGACGAGCGCGCGATCCGCGCCGTCGACCACGCCATCTGGTCCCCGCTCAGCGAGGTCGCCCCGCGCGGCCCCGAGGACGCGCCGGTCTTCGACGGGGACCACCGCCCCGACCAGTACCTGCTGGCCGAACTCGGCGGCCGCGTGGTCGGCTACGTCCGCCAGATCCGGGAGATCCCGCTCCCCTCCAACGCCCACGTCCGCCAGATCCAGGGCCTCGGCGTCCTCCCCGAGGCCCGCGGCCGCCGCATCGGCGACGCCCTGCTCACCGCGGCCTGCGAAGCCGCCCGCGCCGCCGGGGCCCGCCGGATGACCCTGCGCGTGCTCGGCCACAACACCCCGGCCCGCCGCCTCTACGAGCGCAACGGCTTCCAGGTCCTCGGCGTCCTCCCCGAGCACTTCCTCCTGGAGGACAGCTACGTCGACGACGTCTGGATGGGCCGCACCCTCACCTGA